The Pigmentiphaga aceris DNA segment GCGCAATCTGCAATTCGGCCAGAAGCGTGTGCCTACCAGCCAGCATCAGGTGCAGCTTGAACAAGCCACTGCCTTGCTGGGCATTGACCACTTGCTGGAACGCATGCCTGCGGGCCTGTCGGGCGGCGAGCGTCAACGTGTGGGGATTGCCCGTGCGCTGCTGACCAGCCCGCGTCTGCTGCTGATGGATGAACCGCTGGCTGCACTCGACCTGAAGCGCAAGCGAGAGATACTGCCTTACCTGGAACGTCTGCACGACGAGCTGGATATCCCGGTGATCTACGTCAGCCACTCGCCTGAAGAAATGGCGCGGCTGGCCGATCATCTGGTGGTGCTGGATGGGGGCAAGGTGATCGCCAGTGGTCCCATTGCAGACACCTTGTCGCGGTTGGACTTGCCGGCTGCGCGCACAGACGATGCATCCGTCGTGGTCGAGGGAACGGCTGGCGATTTTGATACCGCGTACGGATTGCTGACGGTGCATCTGCCTGAGAGCAACAGCACCATGCGCCTGGTACATGCGCGGATTGCGACTGGCCAACGCGTACGACTTGCCGTGAAGGCAAGAGACGTCAGCTTGACGACCAGTGACCAAGAGGGCGGCAGCATTTTGAATCGCTTGCCGGTGACGGTGCTGGAAGTTGCGCCCGCCGAGAATCCAGACCATGTCATCGTGCGGCTAAACGCTGGCGGCACCTTGTTGCTGGCGCGTATTACCCGCTATTCCAGTGACCGCCTGGCCGTGGTGCCGGGTCAGGCCTTGTGGGCTCAGATCAAGGCCGTGTCGCTGTTGACCTGACTTGTCTCGCCATGCGCTGGCGGTCTACATTGCCTAGCTGTCGTGCCCCTGTCATGCCCTTGGCGTGCCCCGAGCGTGCTCTTGCGAGTGCGCCGACTCTATCGGAAATCTTGCCATGCG contains these protein-coding regions:
- the modC gene encoding molybdenum ABC transporter ATP-binding protein gives rise to the protein MHDHTQDVIHKDTHHNADSNANRNVDSNTRIEARFLVRHAGFSLDVNLDLPGRGVSGLFGHSGSGKTTCLRCVAGLEKPDSGYLRVNGEVWLDSDAGISLPTHKRPLGYVFQEPSLFPHLNVLRNLQFGQKRVPTSQHQVQLEQATALLGIDHLLERMPAGLSGGERQRVGIARALLTSPRLLLMDEPLAALDLKRKREILPYLERLHDELDIPVIYVSHSPEEMARLADHLVVLDGGKVIASGPIADTLSRLDLPAARTDDASVVVEGTAGDFDTAYGLLTVHLPESNSTMRLVHARIATGQRVRLAVKARDVSLTTSDQEGGSILNRLPVTVLEVAPAENPDHVIVRLNAGGTLLLARITRYSSDRLAVVPGQALWAQIKAVSLLT